The Candidatus Binatia bacterium nucleotide sequence AGTGGGGAAAGCCCGCCGGCGCACCGTTGTACCCCGTGGCGAGGATGTTCTTGTCGCGCACGATCACGGCTCCTACCTTGGCCCGGTTGCAGGTCGAGCGCTCCGCGACCTGACGGGTGATCATCAGGAAATACTGGTCCCACGAAAGTCGGCTCATAGCGCGACCGCCAGGCGCACCGAAGGGGCTTTCTCGATGCGCACGGGAGTCACGTCCCCCTCGGGCCGAACGGGTGCTTCCCGCACCGCGATGGGTGTCGGCATGAAGGTGACGACCAGCACCCCGGCCGTGGCCCAGGCGGCCCATTTCCTGCGGCGGTCGAGGGGACGGTGAAGGTCGAGCGTCGGAGGGTGGTCGACCCCGAGCACGGAAACCAGCACGGCCCAGACGAACCATCCCATCCAGTCTCCGAAAAAGCCGAGTCCCAGCAGAAAGAGAAGACAAAGCCGGGCGACGATCCGGTGGGCGGGCCCGAGCAGGGCGTACGCGACGTGCCCCCCGTCGAGCTGTCCGATCGGGATCAGGTTGAGAAACGTCACGAAAAGACCCACCCACCCCGCGAACGCGACGGGATGCAGCAGGATGGTCACGTCGTCCGGGAGCACGCCGAGGGAAATGCGTGCCAGGAAGGAGAAAAGGAGGGACTCTCCCAGGAGAAACCCCTCGCCGTCGAAGAGCTGCGAGGGACGGACTTCCGAGAGCTTGAGCCCCACGAGAACGGCCGGAATCGCCAGCGCAAGCCCCGCCCAGGGTCCCGATGCGCCGACGTCGAACAGGGCCTGCCGCGTCCGCGGAGGAGATTGCATGCGAATGAAGGCGCCGAACGTCCCGATGAAAGTCGGCGGGCCGGGCAGGAAATAGGGGAGCGAGGCGCGGACGCCGTGAAGTTTCGACGTGAAGTAGTGCCCGAGCTCGTGCACGAGCAAAATCGACATGAGGGTGACGGCGAAGGGGAACCCTGCCACGATCCGAGAGGGGTCGAGAAAAGGATTCTCGTTCATCTGCAGCGCCCCGGCCGTGGAGGTCGTGAGAAACGTCGCTGCGAACAGGACGACGTGAAGCCAGGGAGCGTTCCGTCGAGCCGGACGTATGCGTATCTCCCTCGCGGTCTCGGGCCTCCAAGGGCTCGGTTCGACGTCGTACGGGAAAGGCCGCATGCGCGTTTTCCCTGCTAGACAGCCTGCACCCGGACGGGCGCCCCTCGGCCGAGCCCGAGCTCCCGGGCGGCGTTCCCGTTGCGAACGGCGATCTCGAGGTGGCCCCAGCTGTTGACGAGAGCCACCGGGGCACCCGGGCGGACGTCGGAGTACGTTGCCTTCATGGGAATCGAACGACCGGAAGAGATGCTAACGGAAAGCTTCTTACCGGAAAAGAACTCGAGGTCGCGCGCCGTGACGTTCGTGAAGAGGTTGCCGAAGCGATCGACGTAGAGAATTTCCCCCGAAAGAGTCCGGCCGCGGCGCCGAGGGGTCGGAATCCGCAGCCGCCGGGGGAGCTTCGTGGGCTTGCCGAGCTCGCGCCCCTCGACGCCGCGCGCGAGATGGGCGGCCACGGGTGCGAAGATATCCCGGCCGTGAAAGGTGCGGCTCGGCCGTGGCAGGAAGTACCGGGGGTCGGACAGCACGAAGCATTCGCGGACCCCGAGAAGCCTGGCTGCCGGCTCGAGAATCCCGTTGTCGGGCCCGACAAGCCAGGCCTTACGGGTTCGCACCGCGAGCCCCCTGCGCCGGGAGCCCACGCCGGGGTCCACGACGGCCACGTGGACCGTCCCCTGCGGGAAGTACCCTACGGCGGACCGCAGGACGAGGGCACCGGCCAGCACGTCCTGCGGGGGGATCTCGTGGGTGAGGTCCACGAGCTTGGCTTCGGGGCAGATCCCGAGGATCACGCCTTTCATGATGCCCACGAAAGCGTCCCGTGTGCCGAAATCCGTAAGGAGGGTGACCAGCGTCACGGAAAAAGCCGGAGCGTTCAAAAAGGCCGATAGGCGAGAGCCCGGACCAGCTGCTCGGGGTCTTCCGCCCACTCCGAACTCCAGCGCCTCCGTACTTCCTCGGCGGGCGACACGCCTTTTCGGACCAGGTCGAAAAGTGGCTCGAGGTAGACCACCTCCTCCTGCGCTCCGCGGTCCACGAGCCCCAGGCGGGCCGCCTCGAGGAGCTCTCCGCAGAGGTCGCGCACGGTGAGGCCGCGAACTTTCGCCCGCATGGCCGATCGGTGGACCTCGTGCCAGAGCTCGAGCCTCTCCTCCCATGTCCACGCTTTTACCAGCTCCCAGGCGGCCTCGAGCGAACCGCGGGAGTAAAGCACTCCTTTGCAGATCGCCGGAGCTGCCAGCGCGAGCTCCGGCATCTGGCAGTCGAAGCATCGGACCTCGACGTACCGCTTGAGGCGAACCTCCGGGAAAAGGGTCGTGAGGTGCGCGTGCCAGTCGGCGAGCGTGGCGCGGTGTCCTTCGTAGCCACGTTCCAGGTATTGGCGGAACGTGTAGGCGGTCATGTCGATCCAGCGCTCCCGCACGATGAAGTACATCGGAACGTCCAGGGCGTACCGCACGTAGTCGTCGAAGGATGCCGTGTCGGAAAACACGAAGGGGAGAAAGCCCGAACGCTGCGGATCCGTGTCCGTCCAGACGTGGGAGCGGTAGGAGAGGTACTCCCCGAGTTTGCCGTCGCAAAAGGGGGAGTTGGCGAACATGGCCGTAAGAAGCGGACAAATGGCCGTCGCCACCCTCATCTTCGCCATGGCATCCGCCTCGTCTTCGTAGTCCACGTTCACCTGGATCGACGCCGTCTGTTTCATCATTCGGTGGCCGAGAGAGCCCACTTTCGTCATGTAAGGGGCCATGATCCGATAGCGCTCTTTCGGGACCCAGGGGATTTCGTCGATCGGGCTGAACGGTTGCATCCCGAGGCCGAGAAAGAAAATGCCGAGCGGCTCTCCCACTTCGACGATTTCGCGGACGTGTCCCCGGAGTTCTCGGGCCGCTTCCCGCACCGTTCGCCAGGGTTCTCCGCTCAGCTCGAGCTGCGCTCCGGGTTCCAGGGTGATCGAGGCGCGGCCGCGGCGAAGCGCGACGACGTGAGCGTTTTCCACGACGGGCTCCCACCCGTGGCTCCGGGAAAGCCGAACCAGAAGTTCTTCCACGCCCGCAGGGCCGAAAAAGGGAACCGCGCGGCCGTCCCGGCGAACGCAGATTTTTTCGTACTCGGTCCCCACCCGCCAGTCTTCGGGGGGTCTCCCGCCACGGACGAAGTAATCGACGAGCTGCCGTGGGGTCTCGACCGGGACCTCGAGTTCGGCGTCGCGAAGGTATTGCGACATCGTTCGGGCGACGATAGACCCCGAGTGTCGGTTCTCGCAAGACGGCGGCCTCCCGGGGTAGAAGGGCCGTGTTTGTCCCGTGACGCGGTTTTGTGCTACTTCGGCGCGGCGGTGTCGTGTGGACTTACCGGGGAAGGAGGAGAGCGGATGCTTGCCGTAGGCTCGAAGTTCTCGTGCGGCCGGTTCGGGCTCGTGGTCGCTCTTTGCCTTGCGCTCGCCCTTCCGGCTTCGGGGCAGGAGGTGTTTCGCGTCTCCGTGGACAGTGCCGGCCGGGAGGCCGACGGCGACAGCTTCTTTCCCGTTCTGAACGGGGACGGTAGATTCGTGGCTTTCAAATCCGACGCTTCGAATCTCGCGGACCCGCCGCCCGAAGCTCACCACTTTCACGTCTACGTCCACGACCTGGAAACCGGCGAGACTCGAAGGGTGAGCCTCAGCCAGTTCGGTTTTCTCGCCAACGACAACAGCTTCCCTCCCGCGATCGACGATTCGGGACTCGTGGTGGCGTTCGGCTCGCTCGCCTCGAATCTCGTTCTCGGAGACCGCAACGGTTCTGCGGACGTCTTCGTGCGCGATCTGGCCAGCGGGTCGATCGAGCGCGTGAGTACGAGGCCCGACGGAAGCGAGGCGCCCGGGGGGACGCGGGACGTTCCTCCGTCGCTCAGCGCCGACGGCCGCTTCGTGGCCTTCGAGACGACGGCTTCGCTGCTCCCGAACGACCCGAACACACGGCTCGCGGACGTCTACGTCTACGACCGCGAGACCGGCACCCTCGAGCTGGCGAGCGTGCGCACGGTCTCGAGCGATCCGGATCGTGCCGTCCACGCACCGGCTCTGAGCGGCGACGGGTGCCGGGTCGCCTTCGTCACGGCGAGCCCGCGGCTTCTTCCGGACGGGCTCGATACCGACGAGAAGCTGGACGTGTACGTGCGGGACCTGTGTTCGAAGACGACGCAGCGCGTGTCGGTCCCCAGGGACGGCACGGCGTCGCGTGGCGACTCGCAAGCGTCTCTTTTCCCTCCCGCCCTGTCCTTCGACGGTAGGTTCGTGGCCTTCGAGTCCGATGCGCCCAATCTCGTCGAGGGAGACACGAACGGCGTGACCGACGTCTTCGTGCGGGACCTTCTCGAGGGCCGGACGGAGCGGGTGAGCGTGACCACGACGGGCGAGGAGGCTCTCGGACCGAGTTCTCGCCCGAGCATCAGCGGCGACGGGAGGTTCGTCGTATTCGCTTCGCTCGCCTCGAACCTGGTGCCCGACGGCGGGGTTCCGTCGAGCCAGATCTTCGTGCGCGATCGGAGCTCCGCGGAGACCTGCCGGCTCACGCCTCCCCTACCGGCGGGAATCGGGGGCAGCACAGCTCCCGCCATCAGCAGGGACGGGCGCTGGGTCGCCTTCGAGTCGACGCGGTCGGACCTCGTCGAAGGGGACACGAACGGGGCCCGCGACATCTTCGTGATGGAGCTCCGGCGCGAGGCTCTCGAGTGCCCGCCCACCCCGACGCCTACGGAAACGGTGACACCGGAGCCGACCGACACCCCGGTTCCGACGCTCACCCCCACCGTCACGCCGACCGCGCCGTCGGCCACACCGACTCCGCCGAGCCCCTCGGCGACCCCCTCCCCTACGGCCGCGCCCTCGGTGACTGCCTCGCCCACCGGGGTGCCGTCGACACCGACGCCTCTTGCCTCGCCGACTCCGACGGGAGGGGAGAACGGGTCGCCCACCGCCACTCCGACCGCGAAGAAAGGGAACGGAGGCGGCTGCGGCTGCGAGGTCGACCCGCCGCCGCGCGATCCGTCGTGGCTCCTGGCAAGGGCGGCTCTCGTCCTTGCTGCGCCCGCAGTTCTCCTCGGGTTCGGGAGAAAACGGAGGTGGCGGCGCCGAGCGGATTGAACGCCGTTCCGAAGATGCCCGTGGACGATTTCCGAGGCAAAACCTGCGTCGTGACGGGAGCCGCGAGCGGGATCGGGAGGGAGACGGCTCTTGCGTTCGCTCGGGAAGCCGCGAATCTCGCGCTTTGCGACCTGAACGAGGAAGGGCTCGAGGAGGTCTGCGAACTCGCCCGAAGAGAGGGTGTCGACGCGTGGGGGGCACGGGTCGACGTGTCGAAACGCGACGAGATGGAACGTTTTGCCGCGTCCGTCCACGCGCGTGTTCCCGCCGTCGACGTGCTCGTGAACAATGCCGGCGTCGGTCTCGGGGCGAGCTTTCTCGACACGAGTCTCGAGGACTGGGAGTGGATCCTGGGGGTGAACCTCCGGGGGGTCGTCTACGGCTGCCATTTTTTCCTCCCCCCGATGGTAGCGCGCGGGCAGGGGGGACACGTGGTCAACGTGGCATCGGCGGCCGCGTTCGTGGCCACGGAACCGTTGTGTGCCTACGCCACGACGAAGTACGCCGTGTTCGGTCTTTCCGAAGCTTTGCGGCAAGAACTCCGGCGGGCGCGCATTGGCGTCACGGTCGTCTGCCCGGGTATCGTCAATACGCCCATCACCCGGTCTTCTGCGTTGCGGGGTCTCTACGCTCGTCCGGGTGTGCGCGAGCGCATGGTCGAGTTCTACCGGCGGCGTAACTACGGTCCCGAGCGCGTCGCACGGGCGATCGTGCGGGCC carries:
- a CDS encoding glutamate--cysteine ligase, with protein sequence MSQYLRDAELEVPVETPRQLVDYFVRGGRPPEDWRVGTEYEKICVRRDGRAVPFFGPAGVEELLVRLSRSHGWEPVVENAHVVALRRGRASITLEPGAQLELSGEPWRTVREAARELRGHVREIVEVGEPLGIFFLGLGMQPFSPIDEIPWVPKERYRIMAPYMTKVGSLGHRMMKQTASIQVNVDYEDEADAMAKMRVATAICPLLTAMFANSPFCDGKLGEYLSYRSHVWTDTDPQRSGFLPFVFSDTASFDDYVRYALDVPMYFIVRERWIDMTAYTFRQYLERGYEGHRATLADWHAHLTTLFPEVRLKRYVEVRCFDCQMPELALAAPAICKGVLYSRGSLEAAWELVKAWTWEERLELWHEVHRSAMRAKVRGLTVRDLCGELLEAARLGLVDRGAQEEVVYLEPLFDLVRKGVSPAEEVRRRWSSEWAEDPEQLVRALAYRPF
- a CDS encoding metalloprotease, yielding MRPFPYDVEPSPWRPETAREIRIRPARRNAPWLHVVLFAATFLTTSTAGALQMNENPFLDPSRIVAGFPFAVTLMSILLVHELGHYFTSKLHGVRASLPYFLPGPPTFIGTFGAFIRMQSPPRTRQALFDVGASGPWAGLALAIPAVLVGLKLSEVRPSQLFDGEGFLLGESLLFSFLARISLGVLPDDVTILLHPVAFAGWVGLFVTFLNLIPIGQLDGGHVAYALLGPAHRIVARLCLLFLLGLGFFGDWMGWFVWAVLVSVLGVDHPPTLDLHRPLDRRRKWAAWATAGVLVVTFMPTPIAVREAPVRPEGDVTPVRIEKAPSVRLAVAL